Genomic DNA from uncultured Desulfuromusa sp.:
GCAAATACTCCCAGCTTCAACGGCACCCATATCCATGGCTACGACAGTATGCTCAAAGCCATTCTGATGAACCTGACCGAGGGGAATAAAATCGAAGGTAAATGTACCGGCAGGTTGAACCTCATCCCCGGCTTTGACGGCAACACGGGAAATCTCAGAGAGTACAAAAAATATCTTGACGCCATGGATATCCCTTACACCATGTTTGCAGATATCACCGATGTTTTCGATTCGGTCTGTGACGGCACTTACCGCATGTACGCCGGTGGAACCAAGCTTGAAGATGCAGCAGACTCAATTAATGGCAAAGCCACCATTTCACTGATGAAATACTGTTCCCCCCACACGATGAAATGGATCGAAACTGAATATTCCGGAACCAAAGATGTTCTGCCGTTGCCGATGGGAATTCGTAAAACCGATGATTTTCTGATGAAACTCAGCGAATTGTTCAATAAGCCGATTCCCGAAACATTGAAGGCGGAGCGCGGACGCGCAGTCGATGCGATGACTGACGCCCATCAGTATATCCACGGTAAAAAGTTTGCTATTGCCGGTGATCCTGATTATCTGCTCGGAATCGTATCTTTCTTACTCGAAATGGGAGCGGTTCCCTATCATATCATCTGTTCCCGTTCGACCAAGAAGTTCCAGAAAGAGCTGCAAGCTTTGCTCGATACTTCACCACTTTACGGTAAGCAAAGCAAAATCTATATCAACAAAGACTTATGGCACTTACGTAGCCTCTGTATGACTGATCCGGTCGACGGTATTATCGGCGACACCCATTGTAAGTGGGTTGCCCGTGACGCCAAAATCCCACACTTCCGTATCGGCTTTCCGATCATGGACCGAGTCAATACCCACAGAACTCCGGTCATCGGCTATATGGGCACCATTAATTTCCTGACCCTCATTGTTAACAAGTTCCTGGACATCGTTGACGAAACTTGTGAAGACCAATGGTTTGAAATGATGCGCTGATCAACTGACTACGCCGGAGAAAACATGATTCGAACCCGGAAACTTAAACTTGTCGAACTAAAAAAACATTCAGGAGCATTCATGAAGGTTGCATTTGCAAGTACGGATAAAATTCATGTCAACGAACATTTTGGCCGTGCTGAAGAATTTTATATTTGGGATATCGGTCCGGAAAATGCCGAATTCAACGGTATCGTCCAGGTCAAGAATGAGGGTGATGATGAGGCAGACCGTATTGAAGCACGCTGTTCAGGCCTGTCCGAATGCGCTGTTGTCTATGTTGCTGAGATCGGTGGCCCGGCTGCAGCCAGATTGGTCGCCAAAAAAATTCACCCGATTAAAAGTAAAGACCAGGCCCCCATTACAGATACCGTTGGCAAATTACAAGAGGTTTTACGCAATAGCCCCCCTCCCTGGCTACAGAAGGCTTTGCTTAAAAACTGATGTATGGATCTGATGAAATCATCTCCACGATACTGACGTTAAAAACTAACCATTTACAGGAGAACGAAACCAATGGCCTTAATCACAGGAAAAACCCGGGGAGGAGCAGATTGGACCCCGACTTTCGCGGAAAGTATTGACACAGAGAAATGTATCGGCTGTGGCCGTTGCTACAAAGCCTGTTCACGCCAGGTTCTTGGACCAATGGATATTGAAGATGAAGAAAACTATACAACACGCATGGTGATGTCGATTGTTGAACCTGACAACTGTATTGGTTGTGCTGGTTGTGGCGTCACTTGCCCGAAAGGCTGTTTCACCTTCACGACGTTAGAAGCCTGAGGGTAGCAGGATGCTTATAGCCATTGCCTCCAAATCCGGAAAACAGGTCGATCAGCATTTTGGTCAGGCGGAAACATTCAGAATTTATGATTATGGAAGCCAGAACCCATGCCAGGTCTCTGAAGTGAGCGTCGACAAGTTTTCACAGGACAACGTTGACCACAGTTTTGAAGAAAACCGTTTCAAAAAGATCGTGACGGCCCTTGCCGGGTGTAAGGCCGTGGCGATCTCGCAGATAGGTAAAACCCCTGCAGAGCAGCTGCTTCTGTCCGGAATCAAACCGGTAAAAACTGAGGCAACAATTGCCGAAGCACTCAAGATTGCACACGATTCGGTTTGTTCCGGCGATTGCAAAAAACTTTTATTCTCAGGGGAATGTCCACATCAATAAATGAAACTTTGAAAACATTTGTAATTGCCCTGTGGCAGGACAATCCATGCTGCTGAAGTGCATGGATTGTCCAAATTTTTCAATCAGTTACTAATTCACAATTTAATAACCGGAACACTTATTTTCAGCACAATGTTGTGCATCGAAACGTCTGGCAAAGAAGCCCTGTTTTCTCTGGAAACAGGGCTTCTCTCATATATAAGCAAAGGTGCTTGAACCTCAACAGCATACTGCGACAGGAGAAAATCATGGCAAGTGCCTGCCCGATGATGAAATTCAAGCAACAAAGCGACCATCCATGTTTTGGTGGTGACCACAATAAAGCCGGACGCGTACACCTTCCAGTCGCCCCCGGGTGCAACATTAAATGCGGATTTTGCGAGCGTAAATATGATTGCGTCAATGAAAGTCGTCCCGGCGTTACCAGTAAGGTTTTAACCCCGGAGCAAGGTGTCAGGCGAGTACAACTGGTCAAACAACACATGGACAATCAGGCAGGTCCAAGTTTGAAAGTTGTTGGTATCGCCGGCCCTGGTGACCCGCTGGCCAATCCAAAAACGTTTGATACTTTTCGTCTGGTCCGTGAGGCATTCCCGGACATGACTCTCTGTCTGTCAACCAACGGGTTACGCCTACCCGAAGCTATTGACAAGATTGTAGATGTGAATGTGACCAGCCTGACGGTAACGATCAATGCTCTGACCCCTGAAACCGGAGCTGATGTTTATGAGTGGATCCGTTATGACGGCAAAAAACTGTCAGGAGTTGAGGGTGCTGCCGTGTTGCTTGAAAAACAATTTACCGGCCTTAAACTCGCAGCCGAAGCCGGTCTGATGGTTAAAGTCAATCATGTTTACATTCCCGGTGTCAATGATCATGAAACCCTCGATCTGGCGGTCAAGGTCCGTGGACTCGGAGCCATGATGATGAACATTACGCCAATCATTCCTGTCGGCATATTCAAGGATATTGTTCCTCCAACGGAAGAGACAATGGAACTGGTGCGGAATCAGGCTGAACTGATTCTCTCCCAGGCACGTCACTGTAAGCAGTGCCGAGCTGATGCAGCCGGACTGATCGGTCAAGATATAAACCTGGAGCAACTGGAAGCACAAAAACAGGTCAGCTGAATCAGGTCGCTTGCATCTGGAAATGAAAAAGACCCTCAGATGCAAGCGACAGATTTTTAGCCGGCGTTATTCCAAAAAAGAACAACGAAAGTGGTGGACAGATGACAGATTCCGACAAAAATACGCTGGCAATTCAAGCTCTCGGCTTCGATCCGCAAAAAAATCGTGGTATTGCCCTTTTAGAAGCAATTGCTACACATGGTTCGATCAACAGCGCGGCTCAAAAACTCAGGATGAGCTATAAAGCGGCCTGGGAACAGGTGGAAAAACTCAATAATCTTGCTGATAGTCCCCTATTGAAACGTTCCGTGGGGGGGCGCGGGGGAGGGGGGACTGAATTGACCACAGCGGGATTCCAGTTGATCCACCACTATCGCAGGATAGAACGAGAATATCGCAGATTCCTGCAGTTTATCAACGAGGATATGGAGAATGCTGCTGCCATGTCCCGAATTCTACGGAGGATGGAAATGAAAGTCAGTGCGCGTAATGTCTGGATTGGTCAGGTAAAAAATATCAGCGACGGTGCCGTCAATGCTGTCGTTGAAATCTTGTTGCGTGGCGGCGATCTGATCGTCGCAGTTGTCACTCGCGAGAGTGTTGAAAGCCTCGCTCTGGTTGAGGGAGCAGAAGTGATGGCACTGGTTAAATCTTCATCGGTGGTCCTGGCCCAAGAGCTTAGACCCGATCAGGTCAGTGCCCGCAATGTCTTGTGTGGCCAAGTCTCCCGTCTGGTCACGGGTCCTGTCACTCACGAAGTCACCATCGATCTCCCCGGCGGGAACACAGTGACCGCAACGGTGACCAAAGAAAGTGCAATCCGCCTCGGCCTTGAAACCGGCAGCAAAACATGTGCTCTGATCAAGGCCTCCGGCGTTCTCCTGGCCGTCAACTGAGGAACTGAACAGATGGAAAATACGGCTTGTCACCTTAAATTCAAAAAGACATCACCCTGTTCACTGGCAATTTCACGAGGTCGGCGATGAAACTCGATGTCTCACTGACAAAGCTCTTGGGTGATTTCACTTTTGCCACGGAATTTAGTATCGAGGGGGACCGGATCGGGATCTTCGGACCTTCAGGCAGCGGCAAATCGACCCTGAGTCATCTGCTGACCGGGGCCCTGTCTCCAGACGACGGAGTGATCCGACTTGATGAACGCAGACTGTTTGACAGCAGTGAGAAGATCAACCTGTCTCCTGAGCGCCGCCGGGTCGCGGTGGTGTTCCAGCATGCCAACCTGTTTCCTCATCTCAACGTGCGGAAAAACCTGCTTTACGGCTACCGGCGCACACCAGTCGCGCGGCGGCAACTGAAATTGACCGATGTTGCAGCAGCGATGAAAATCGACCACCTGCTGAAACGCGATGTGACCAAACTCTCCGGCGGAGAAAGACAGCGTGTAGCCCTGGGTCGGGCCCTGCTGACCTGTCCCGACCTGCTGGTGCTCGATGAACCTCTCAGTGCTCTGGACAAACGGCTTAAGGATGAAATCATTCCGTTTTTACGTAAAACGCTGCACCGCTTTGCCATTCCTTATCTCTATATTTCACACTCACTCAGCGAAATGCGGCTGCTCACCGATCAGATTCTGCTGTTTGCCAACGGTCGGCTACAGCAGATTACCGATGCCGACACCCTGGCCCGGCAACGAATGTCCAGTAACCGCCACGGCTATCTTAACCATCTGACTTTGAGCGCACCACGCGAAGTCGGCAATCTCCTTGGTTATCGCTGGGGAGAAAACGAACTGTTATTGACCGCCCATGAACATCCGCAAGAGGGCTTGTTTGAGTTGTCCAGCAAAGACGTACTGCTGTGCAAGAAACATCCTCACGCCATGTCGGCGCGAAATCTTCTGATCGGAACGATAACCGGGATCATGACCCAGGGCGGTACAGTCGGTGTGGAACTGAACTGTGGCGGAGAATCCCTGATGGCTCAGGTAGTACGCGAAGCAGCCATCGAACTGGATCTGGATATCGGCAAAACTGTTTACGCGGCGATCAAAGCCTCTGCTTTTCGCCGCCTTGTTTAGCGGACTGTTGAAAAGCAATCTGTGGGGATGGAGAGATTCAAATCAACACGACTCCTGGAAGGTGTTGATTTGTGAGGTCGGGGGGAAAGGCATTTCCCCCGACCTTGGGCGACATCTCCATGAACAGGGTCTTTTAGCAACCCATGAACATATCATCACAAGGAGAAAATCATGAAACACCTGAGAATCTATTGTTTTTTTCTGCTGCTGTTGGCCTTTGCCGCTCCAGCACAGTCTGGAGAAATACGCGTTTCAGCTGCGGCCAGCCTGACCGATGCAATCAAAGAGCTGGTTGGTGCCTATCAACAGACCCATCCTGATCCGGAGGTGTTGGTCAATTTTGCCTCGTCCGGGGCTCTGGCCAAACAAATCGTTTCCGGAGCACCGGCGGATATCTACATCTCGGCCAATCCCAAGTGGATGGAATATCTGCAGGAGCAGGGGATGGTTGCCGACCAGACAAAAAGAGTCTTGGTTCATAACAGTCTGGTCTTGGTCGGTTCCGCCGACAGCGATATCAGTTCATTGCCGCAGATCCTGAGCATGCACAAAGTTGCGTTGGGAAGTCCCAAGTCCGTGCCGGCCGGGAGGTACGCCGAGCAGGCACTGATGGCAGCAGACCTGTATCAGCAATTACAGTCCGACGGCAAGCTGATCCTGGCCAAAGATGTCCGGCAGGCTTTGCTTTACGCTGATCGTGGCGAAGTGGACGGGGCTTTTGTTTATCGAACCGATGCTTTGTTGGCACAACAGGCAAAAATTCTGCTGGTTGTACCTCAGGATCTGTATCCGCAGGTGACTTATCCGGCCGCACTGATAAAAGGAGCGCTGGAAAAAACCGAAGTCAACGAATTTTTCAGCTTTTTATTCAGTTCCCAGGGGCAGGGAATTTTTCAAAAATACGGTTTTTTACTGGCTGGAAAATAATCCAGGACAATAAGGGGAAAAATAGATAATGTCGCTCTCCCTAACATGGGGGAGAGCATTAACGGGAGCATTCATTCATGTTGAGTCTCACACCGAGCGATCTGCAGGCGATATGGCTGTCCTTTAAGGTCGCAACAACGGCAACACTGATAACCCTACCTGTCGGCTTCGCCCTCGCCTGGGTGCTGGCATTCAGCCGCATCCGCTGGAAGCCGCTACTCGATGGCCTGATCAACCTGCCCCTGGTGCTGCCACCGGTGGTCATCGGCTATATGCTGTTGTTACTTCTGGGACGTCAGGGGCCACTTGGAGAGCTCTTTAACGCTCTTGGTTTTCAAATCATTTTTACCTGGAGAGGAGCTGTCGTCGCCTGTTCGGTCATCGGCCTGCCATTGATGGTCCGTTCGATTCGCCTTGGTATGGAACAGATTGATCTACAGTTGATTCATGCTTCGCGCACCCTCGGAGCCGGTTTTTTCGACACCTTGCTTTCACTGGTTCTGCCATTATCGATTCCATCTCTGGTGACCGGCGGAACCCTCTGCTTTGCCCGCAGCCTCGGTGAGTTCGGGGCAACAATCATCCTTGCCGGGAATATTCCCGGATTGACCCAGACCATTCCCCTGGCTATTTACGATTACACCAACACCCCGGGAGGAGAAACCGGGGCTTTATCACTTTGCCTGGTCTCGATCGTGATTTCTTACCTAGTATTGATCACCAATGAAATTATCATGCGCCGCTCGGTTCACGGCTTACGCAAAGTCAGTTAAGTCGTGATTTCCATTTGTGAAGAAAATGAAGAAATACGAAAAATAGAAATAGCGCACCATCTTCCCCATGGGACGCAGCTTCATTCCCGCTGCATTCCATGGGAGAGATTGTGAAGAGAGTCTCTGGTAACTGAGAGGAATCAGGCAAACCGTTTGTCGGAGCGCATCGTCTGCGAACCATTCGGGCTTTTTTGCAGCCAACCGGTGCGTACGTTATCCTGCTGGTCAAATTCAGGAACATAGGGTTTGATATCAAGCAAGGGGGTGCCATCGAGAATATCGATATTATTCACTTCAAGAATATTGCCATTGATACTTTTCAGCTCCAGAACTGAAAGACCGATAGGGTTGGGCCGGGTCGGAGCACGAGTAGAAAAAACACCGTGTGTCTCAGCATCAAGAAAAGGAGTCACCGTAAGTTCGACCTTGCTGACCCGATGAAACTGATAAAGAACAATGATGTGGGAAAAACCCTCCAGATCTTTAAGACCTTCAGCCAGTTCAGCATCCAACTCAATCCGGCCGGCAACGCCTTGAGCTCCGGAAGGTTGGATCGGCATCTCGGCAATGTTATCGAAAGGGGAATGAATCACACCAATGGATCTGATTTGCATAGGAATATCTCCAGGACAGTGTTGGCGCGACCAGCGGCTTCAGCTTGCAACGGCAGTCGTCACACAAGGGCAATTCTTCGGATCCCGTTCGCCAACCGAGGCAAGAGACAGTCCGATCCAGTTATGAACCTGCCCGACATCAAAACCGGCCAAACGTTGATGACCAACCTGCATCAGCGGGCGAACGATCAATAACGGCTCGGCAACCATCATCTCCAGCGCCTCTTGTCGAGTGATTGCCGCCGGAACCAGTTCTCCCGATTTAATCCGCGGATTAGTCGGATTGAAGCAGTCATCAAGAGGCCGTTCACCAAAAAACAACGAGAGTATTTCCGGATTCCAGGATTCTGTCAACAAATCACGAACGTCAAGTTCATGTCCTGAGGCGATCAGAATCTCTTTTTGGCGGCAATTCCCCTGGCAGCCTGGCTTCTCCCAAAAAATGATATGCGCCATATGTTTTTCTTCTTAACCTCCATAAAATTATCGAGCGATCCGCAACAATTAATCCCGCTGTGAGGGAAAACATAATTCATACTCACTACAATCAGTGCAGGTGGGTGATTTACACAACAAACCACCATGTGCATCGCACATCTGTTTAAAAAGATACTTTTTCCAGCGCATCCCCCGATTGTTGGCCAGAGCCAGAGTCGGTAAATGACGTTGAATTGATGCCGTCAACTGGGATCTTTCGAACAGCCCCATAGCGAGCCACAGATGCCCAGGCTGTGATACGCGTGCAGCAATAATACGAGCCAACCAGTGCGCCAGTTGCAAACGACTGGCCTGCCCCTCTTCGGGAACATGGGCCATCAGAACGGCCAGGATGTCCTGACTGACATCCGGCGCGGAAACCAGATCATCGGGATCTTTATCCCCCAACAGGGAGTCATCAAAGCCAGGAAAACAGGTCTTGATAATGCTTTTGCAGGTGTCCTCATCTATTCCCAACCCAGCGGCAATGGAATAAGGCTCATGACTGGCCACCGTCAGCAGGCAGGCGAACAGCCGGCGATCATCACCGGTGATGTCCGCTGGAGCTGCTGTCGCCATCAAAGCTTTGTAGAGTTCATCCCCTGGAGAAACTCTCCCTTGATGATCATCCTGCCGGGAAACAGAAAAATCGGACTGAGTCCTGTTGCTGTCACCTCGCGTTCCGGCTGCGGCGGCTTGCAGTGCCTGGATAGCGAGCACGGCACAGTAACGACGCTCTGCAGGCAAGCCCCCAAGCCGGTGCTCGATCACACTCGCAGTCATCGATTGAATATGCTCAAGCGTTTGCCCCTGGGCGAGTTCCGCGGCAGCAGCACAGGACGCCACGGTAAACCCGCAACCAAAGACTTGAAATCGAATCTCCTTGATCTGGTGAGCAGCGACATTGAGGGTAAAACGCACAGCCAAACGGCGACCGGCCTCTCCTCCGGTCAGTCCGACTTCACCTGTGCCGTCGGGATTGTCAAGCTGGCCGACATGGTTGTTATCAGCAGCATATTTGCGGATGGTCTCAGTGTAACCGTCCATGAATCATCACTCCGCAGGAGAAAAGAACTCGCATCAACAAGCTTCAAACCTGGCTTATCTCAGGAGGCTTCCGCATGCTCGCGGTGCACTGATGCAGCATTGGCACACTCAAAAATAAAATAAGCTCCCCCCTCGTAAAGAACATCATTTTTCAACTGATTGCCAACCTGCTCCCAGTTGGGAAATCCACGCGTCACCAGCCCTTTGTACAGTCGATGAGCCAGGGCTTCACAGTGAAAATTGCCGACGATCAGATCATATTTATCGGACATCTGTTCAGCATCCTCCAAATCGCCAACCAGAACCTGTTCTGCTTTAATCTGCTCCAGTTGCGGGGAATTGACTGTCGCTATGGCCACGCTAACTCGCCCTCCTGCTTCGTACAGTGATTCACACAAACCGACAAGATGGTCCGGTTCTCCAACCACCAGCAAACGGGTCTGTCCCAATGAAAAATGGCTGTCGAGCATTGCATCCTGCAACCGCTTGCGCCACCGTTCGATAGCCGGTGGTGGACTGTAGAATCCCGTCTCTGACAGTAACTGCTCCACCAGATTATCGGTTGCCACCAGACCACTTAAATGGGGAAAGTGGAGATG
This window encodes:
- the nifK gene encoding nitrogenase molybdenum-iron protein subunit beta, with the protein product MSEAAVKPLTEHSAEEIERVQNWINTEEYKEKNFAREALVVNPAHACQPLGAQMVAHGFEGSLPFVHGSQGCASYFRSTFSRHFREPASATSDAMTEDGAVFGGQNNLFEGLENAYTVYKPKMIPVYTTCMPEVIGDDLTAFIKNAKQKGLVPEELPTPYANTPSFNGTHIHGYDSMLKAILMNLTEGNKIEGKCTGRLNLIPGFDGNTGNLREYKKYLDAMDIPYTMFADITDVFDSVCDGTYRMYAGGTKLEDAADSINGKATISLMKYCSPHTMKWIETEYSGTKDVLPLPMGIRKTDDFLMKLSELFNKPIPETLKAERGRAVDAMTDAHQYIHGKKFAIAGDPDYLLGIVSFLLEMGAVPYHIICSRSTKKFQKELQALLDTSPLYGKQSKIYINKDLWHLRSLCMTDPVDGIIGDTHCKWVARDAKIPHFRIGFPIMDRVNTHRTPVIGYMGTINFLTLIVNKFLDIVDETCEDQWFEMMR
- the nifX gene encoding nitrogen fixation protein NifX, with the protein product MKVAFASTDKIHVNEHFGRAEEFYIWDIGPENAEFNGIVQVKNEGDDEADRIEARCSGLSECAVVYVAEIGGPAAARLVAKKIHPIKSKDQAPITDTVGKLQEVLRNSPPPWLQKALLKN
- the fdxB gene encoding ferredoxin III, nif-specific yields the protein MALITGKTRGGADWTPTFAESIDTEKCIGCGRCYKACSRQVLGPMDIEDEENYTTRMVMSIVEPDNCIGCAGCGVTCPKGCFTFTTLEA
- a CDS encoding NifB/NifX family molybdenum-iron cluster-binding protein; the encoded protein is MLIAIASKSGKQVDQHFGQAETFRIYDYGSQNPCQVSEVSVDKFSQDNVDHSFEENRFKKIVTALAGCKAVAISQIGKTPAEQLLLSGIKPVKTEATIAEALKIAHDSVCSGDCKKLLFSGECPHQ
- a CDS encoding radical SAM protein produces the protein MASACPMMKFKQQSDHPCFGGDHNKAGRVHLPVAPGCNIKCGFCERKYDCVNESRPGVTSKVLTPEQGVRRVQLVKQHMDNQAGPSLKVVGIAGPGDPLANPKTFDTFRLVREAFPDMTLCLSTNGLRLPEAIDKIVDVNVTSLTVTINALTPETGADVYEWIRYDGKKLSGVEGAAVLLEKQFTGLKLAAEAGLMVKVNHVYIPGVNDHETLDLAVKVRGLGAMMMNITPIIPVGIFKDIVPPTEETMELVRNQAELILSQARHCKQCRADAAGLIGQDINLEQLEAQKQVS
- a CDS encoding TOBE domain-containing protein → MTDSDKNTLAIQALGFDPQKNRGIALLEAIATHGSINSAAQKLRMSYKAAWEQVEKLNNLADSPLLKRSVGGRGGGGTELTTAGFQLIHHYRRIEREYRRFLQFINEDMENAAAMSRILRRMEMKVSARNVWIGQVKNISDGAVNAVVEILLRGGDLIVAVVTRESVESLALVEGAEVMALVKSSSVVLAQELRPDQVSARNVLCGQVSRLVTGPVTHEVTIDLPGGNTVTATVTKESAIRLGLETGSKTCALIKASGVLLAVN
- the modC gene encoding molybdenum ABC transporter ATP-binding protein, with the translated sequence MKLDVSLTKLLGDFTFATEFSIEGDRIGIFGPSGSGKSTLSHLLTGALSPDDGVIRLDERRLFDSSEKINLSPERRRVAVVFQHANLFPHLNVRKNLLYGYRRTPVARRQLKLTDVAAAMKIDHLLKRDVTKLSGGERQRVALGRALLTCPDLLVLDEPLSALDKRLKDEIIPFLRKTLHRFAIPYLYISHSLSEMRLLTDQILLFANGRLQQITDADTLARQRMSSNRHGYLNHLTLSAPREVGNLLGYRWGENELLLTAHEHPQEGLFELSSKDVLLCKKHPHAMSARNLLIGTITGIMTQGGTVGVELNCGGESLMAQVVREAAIELDLDIGKTVYAAIKASAFRRLV
- the modA gene encoding molybdate ABC transporter substrate-binding protein, with translation MKHLRIYCFFLLLLAFAAPAQSGEIRVSAAASLTDAIKELVGAYQQTHPDPEVLVNFASSGALAKQIVSGAPADIYISANPKWMEYLQEQGMVADQTKRVLVHNSLVLVGSADSDISSLPQILSMHKVALGSPKSVPAGRYAEQALMAADLYQQLQSDGKLILAKDVRQALLYADRGEVDGAFVYRTDALLAQQAKILLVVPQDLYPQVTYPAALIKGALEKTEVNEFFSFLFSSQGQGIFQKYGFLLAGK
- the modB gene encoding molybdate ABC transporter permease subunit → MLSLTPSDLQAIWLSFKVATTATLITLPVGFALAWVLAFSRIRWKPLLDGLINLPLVLPPVVIGYMLLLLLGRQGPLGELFNALGFQIIFTWRGAVVACSVIGLPLMVRSIRLGMEQIDLQLIHASRTLGAGFFDTLLSLVLPLSIPSLVTGGTLCFARSLGEFGATIILAGNIPGLTQTIPLAIYDYTNTPGGETGALSLCLVSIVISYLVLITNEIIMRRSVHGLRKVS
- the tsaA gene encoding tRNA (N6-threonylcarbamoyladenosine(37)-N6)-methyltransferase TrmO, which gives rise to MQIRSIGVIHSPFDNIAEMPIQPSGAQGVAGRIELDAELAEGLKDLEGFSHIIVLYQFHRVSKVELTVTPFLDAETHGVFSTRAPTRPNPIGLSVLELKSINGNILEVNNIDILDGTPLLDIKPYVPEFDQQDNVRTGWLQKSPNGSQTMRSDKRFA
- a CDS encoding nitrogen fixation protein NifQ; protein product: MDGYTETIRKYAADNNHVGQLDNPDGTGEVGLTGGEAGRRLAVRFTLNVAAHQIKEIRFQVFGCGFTVASCAAAAELAQGQTLEHIQSMTASVIEHRLGGLPAERRYCAVLAIQALQAAAAGTRGDSNRTQSDFSVSRQDDHQGRVSPGDELYKALMATAAPADITGDDRRLFACLLTVASHEPYSIAAGLGIDEDTCKSIIKTCFPGFDDSLLGDKDPDDLVSAPDVSQDILAVLMAHVPEEGQASRLQLAHWLARIIAARVSQPGHLWLAMGLFERSQLTASIQRHLPTLALANNRGMRWKKYLFKQMCDAHGGLLCKSPTCTDCSEYELCFPSQRD